GGGCAGGAGAGGCTAAGTAACAGAGTGAGAAccagggagggacagagaaactGGTAAAGTGGACAAGGTGTTCACCTGGGAAAGAGATTTGGTACTGCTACTGACTACTGCTGAATGGCTGTGAAGGGGGCTTTGGGTAAGTCAATTATCTGCTcctgatctttttatttattttttaaatgtatgtgaaagagagagagagaggcagatagagaatgggcacaccagggcctctagccactgcaaatgaactctagatgcatacaccgccttgtgcgcctggctttacataggtactggggatcaaacctgagtcctgaggctttgcaaagcaagcaccttaactgctgagcaatctctccagctctggtctttttatttacaagcagagagaaagaagcacaccagtcttctagccactacaaatgaactaatgtatgtgccactttgtgcatctggcttaacgtgggtgctggggaatgaaatccatgtggttaggctttgcaggcaagcaccttaactgctgagccatttctccagctctgctccTTGTCTTTTGAGTGTAGAAGATGAACCAGATCTGTGAGGTGCCTGTTTTGTCTGAAGAGTACAAAATTGGGGCACATAAGGCTAGGCTCTGCTTCTGGTTTTCTGTGGGAACCATAGTGGAAACAGCTGCCCTTGTGTACCTGGGGCTTCTATGAGGGGCAGGCGGCTGGCTTGGGCATCATGAGCACCTGTCCCTTCCAGTGATGGTATTGTGACCCTGGGGAATAAAGAGGAAGGGGACATATATATTGTATGGGAGCCAGGACAAGCCATAGCTCAGAAAGCAGTaccaaaaagaagagaagaggaaggaaaaggggcCAAAGGAGGCAGTAGCTGTAGAAGGGGATCCAAGGCAGGGACCAGTAGTGACTGAATTGAGGAGAAAATTGGAAGGGGTTCTAGAGACCCAAGCTTAGTGGGATGGGGAAGAGATTATATTTTGGAAATACTGAGATGTAATTGAAATTGCAAGAATTCATTCAGTGCCCCAACAGAGTTCCCCTCCTGCCTTGGAAGTAGAACCCAGCTGCCCTGGCACTGTTTAAGGGCCACCTTAAAGGGGGCAGATTTCCATGAGCTGGCACAGACAGTGGGGAGGAGGAGCAACAGCAGCAAAGTCTCCTGGATTCCTACGGGGAGTCTTAGCCCAGCCACTGCCTACTCAGTGAATGGGTGGTGCCATGTCTGTCCTTTGGGACACTCATTCTTTAATGAGGAGAGTAGGATGCAGGTTTGATGTCTGGGAGACTCTTAATAACTCACTGGCTCACAAAGGCTCCAGGTCTGGTGTGTGGTGAGCCCAACAACCCTAACCCACTAGAAGGCACTGGCCACCATTAGTCCATATCATAGCGAGAGGCAAGACGGACAGGAGGGTAGCTTTTGCAGCTCTGGGTGACATAGGCCTTGGGTCCTGGATGACCccatcccctcctccccccagatGAAATATATTCAGGACTTccagagggagaaacaggagtTCGAGCGAAACCTGGCCCGATTCAGGTAAGGCAGCCTACGCGGCATTGGGTGTGAAAGGATACAGGGACGCTGGCTGGAGACTAGCTAGCCATCCATGAGACACACAGGAAGGTCATGTGTAGATCCTAATGTATCAGACGGGCAGGGACAGGCAGGTAGCCACTGTCACACTGGGCCCCGCTGGAAGGCCTAGGAGACTCGGGTGGGGCAGCTAGCTGGGGTCTGCCTTGGCAGTATTGCCTGCTGACCCTTGCTCCCATGCCCTGGCTAGGGAGGATCATCCCGACCTTATCCAGAATGCCAAGAAGTCGGAcatccctgagaagcctaaaacCCCCCAGCAGCTGTGGTACACCCACGAGAAGAAAGTGTATCTCAAAGTGCGGCCCGATGTGAGTGGCCAAGGGGTAGGGGTGGAGGGCACATGGCTGTGGCAAGGGGGGAGCCGCGCCAggtggccgggcatggtgcagGGGAGCAGGAGAAGAGGCCCCTCCCCAGGGGGGGGTTGCATGGACAGGGCCTGGGCAAGCTGGCGTGCGAGTGTGCGTATGCGTGCGCGTGTGTGAGCCTGTCCCTTGCACCAAGGCGGGATTCTGCCTTCCCCTCCCGGCCTGTGGGGGACACTCATGTGACCTCCTGTGGCCCGAGGGGGCGGGGCCTccgtgcccctcccccccctcccctacCCCTGGCTGCCTGTGTGTGTCTGACGGCTTTTGGTTTGCAGGCCACTACGAAGGAGGTGAAGGACTCCCTGGGGAAGCAGTGGTCTCAGCTCTCGGACAAAAAGAGGCTGAAATGGATTCATAAGGCCCTGGAGCAGCGGAAGGAGTACGAGGTTAGGCTTCCGCTGCGCTCCTCCCCGTCCGGCTCTTCAAGAGCCTCTGCCCTCTGGTGCCACCGCATTGTGCGGGTGGCAGTCACTCCCCGATCCTCTTGAGGGAGGGGCCTTCTGGGCCCCTCACCTCTACCCCTTCCCGGTCCCACCCCCATGAGATCTCAGgctagggcagggcagggcagggcaccaTGTGGTGTGTGGCACAGCAGACACACTGCCGCTACCCCCCAGCTTTgctccctgcctcccctccccagcgGCTCTCCCCCTTCCCATGCCCCAGCTAACCCCACATCCCGTTACCCCCCTCCGCTCCCCGCCTCGCTCTGCAGGAGATTATGCGTGACTACATCCAGAAGCATCCTGAGCTGAACATCAGCGAGGAGGGCATCACAAAGTCCACCCTTACCAAGGCCGAACGCCAACTCAAGGACAAGTTTGATGGGCGACCCACCAAGCCACCTCCGTGAGCACTGCCAGGGGCAGGGAGACAAGTGGGAGTCGGGCCATTGAGGGCCCAGAATTGTGTGGCAAAGGCCAGCTGCCCCCTTGCTCACGGGTGTATTTTCTCCCTGCTGGTTGCAATAGGAACAGCTACTCGCTGTACTGCGCGGAGCTCATGGCCAACATGAAAGATGTGCCCAGCACAGAGCGCATGGTGCTATGCAGCCAACAGTGGAAGCTGCTCTCCCAAAAGGAGAAGGATGCCTATCATAAGAAGTGTGACCAGGTGCGTGGGGAAGGGACCATCCGGGAGACAGGCCCTGTCTTGGGGTTTAAACCCCCAGCCAGACTCATGTGACTTGACTAGCTGTTTGACCTCTAGCGTCTAGTCCAAGGCACAGCTCAGGCCTCCTAGCCACGGTCTGTGGTGGGAGAACAGATCATATGCACACCCTGGTGGTGTGCTGAGGGAGTTACTGATCCTGAGTCCCAGGGGCTATCCCCAACTGACCGAGTTCCCTTACGTtcccagaaaaagaaagattatgaAGTAGAACTGCTCCGTTTCCTCGAGGTGAGTACTGCTGCGGTGGGTTGGTGGGTCAGAGGTGGGTTTGGCAGGCAGTCTTGAGGAGCCTGAAGAGCCAGCCTGCAGCCCCATGCACCTCTCCTTCCCAGAGCCTTCCAGAAGAGGAGCAACAGCGGGTCCTGGGGGAGGAGAAGATGTTGAACATCAACAAGAAGCAGACCACCAGCCCAGCATCCAAGAAACCTCCGCAAGAAGGCGGCAAGGTGGATGCAGCAGGGCAGCCaggtggggcggggaggggatgCCCACAGGATGCCCGCGGTCACCGCGCACCTCTGACCCTCTGCACCTCCGCAGGGCGGCTCCGAGAAGCCCAAGCGGCCCGTGTCGGCCATGTTCATCTTCTCGGAGGAGAAGCGGAGGCAGCTGCAAGAGGAGCGGCCTGAACTCTCGGAGAGCGAACTGACCCGCCTGCTGGCCCGCATGTGGAACGACCTGTCCGAGAAGAAGAAGGTCAGGCACAGACACCAGACTCCCCTGGGGGCCGCACCCCTGCCCCGGGCGGCCCTCCCGTGTGTGCTCAGATGCTGGGGCGGGAGCGCAGGAGCCGTGCTGGAAGGCGGGAAGCTGTCAGCGAGGGCTGCCGGCTCCAGCGCCCCGCGCCTGGGCGGAGCTGGCACGGCTCATctggccccgcccccggcccagTGCTGCCCGCTGATGGGCGAGCCGCGCGCGCCCCCTGGGGGTGGCCCGCAGGCTCACGCCCGTGCCTTGCCCGCAGGCCAAGTACAAGGCCCGCGAGGCTGCGCTGAAGGCTCAGTCCGAGAGGAAGCCTGGTGCGGAGCGGGAGGATCGCGGCAAGCTGCCCGAGTCCCCCAAGAGAGCCGAGGAGATCTGGCAGCAGAGCGTCATCGGCGACTATCTGGCTCGCTTCAAGGTGGCAGGGAgtgggaaagggcttattttgtaGCCTCCAATCCCAAGAGGCCACCCCACACACAGCTGACATTCCTGCTCTGTCTCCAGAATGACCGGGTGAAGGCTTTGAAAGCCATGGAGATGACCTGGAACAAcatggagaagaaagagaagctgaTGTGGATTAAAAAGGCAGCAGAAGACCAAAAGCGATACGAGGTGGGAAGGGCCTGGACTACACCGTCACCCTCATATAAATGGATTCCCAGCCAGACGTGCCAGTTTTGGTTGCGATCCCTTagccagcctttttatttttcaaagtagggtctcactgtagcccaggctgacgtggaactcactattGCCCCAGActccctcaaactcatggtgatccctctatctcagcctcctggtgCTTgtactaaaggcgtgtgccaccttgtccaggGAGCCAGTCTTAACTTCCTCCCCAGAGCCTCAGTCTTTCCTTAGCCAAATGGGGTGATGGGGCTGGGGATGACCTGCAGAGCCCTAGAGGGCACAAGGTCAGCTGTGAAAGCCCTTTAAAGTGCTGTGGGTTGGCACAGGTGAGTCCGCAGGTAGTGCTGCTTCAGTAGAATCCACGCTGCCCTTTAACGCTCCACCTGCCCCCGGAGGGCATCTACCACCTTGCCTTGCCCAGTAGTTTGTTTCCGTGGCCCATAGAGGGGAAGCAGTTAAGGGTTGATAGCATGGGGGCATGAATGTGACCTTTCTGAGTCTCCCCACAGAGGGAGCTGAGTGAAATGCGGGCACCCCCAGCTGCTACGAACTCCTCCAAGAAGATGAAGTTCCAAGGGGAGCCCAAGAAGCCTCCCATGTGAGCCTGGGGCTGAAGTCTGCCCTGGTGTGGGGGTCAGAGGTGGAGGGTGGTTGGGAGTCCCTgaccctctttgtctctcccccAGGAACGGTTACCAGAAGTTCTCCCAGGAGCTCTTGTCTAACGGGGAGTTGAACCACCTGCCGCTGAAGGAGCGCATGGTGGAGATAGGCAGCCGCTGGCAGCGCATCTCCCAGAGCCAGAAGGAGCACTATAAAAAGCTGGCTGAGGAGCAGCAAAAGCAGTACAAGGTGCACTTGGACCTCTGGGTCAaggtgagagagcaagaggcccttgggagggagagggaggcaccATGCCCGCTGCTCTTCATTCATGACTTCCTTCAGTGCCCCAGTAATCCTGCAGGGTAACTGGTATTGTcacacttttttgtttggttggttggttgtttagttttttgttgctGCGGCTGttgtttcgaggcagggtctcaccctagcccaggctgacctggaattcactatggggtctcagggcggcctcgaactcacggtgatctcctacctctgccttccgagtgctgggattaaaggcgtgcgccaccacgcccggctttgtcaCACTTTTAAAGCTAAGGAAATGAAGgctcagagagggctggagaagtggctcagtggttaaaggtgcttccttgcaaagcctgatggccctggttagATTGCCCCAAtgtgcacataaagccaggtgcacaaagtgggtggcatgcccattctctcctctcctccctttccctcttcgccccactttttgctttttgaggtagggtctcgctctagcccaggccgacctggaattcactatgtaatctcagggtggcctcgaactcacagtgattctcctacctccctgcctcccaagtaccaggactaaaggtgtgcattgcagtgcccagcttttttgttttgttttcaaggaaggatctcagtctagcccaggctaacttctttggtctcagactggcctgaaactcagtgcttcacctacctctgcctcccaagtgctgggattaaaggcatgtactaccatgcctagctaaaataatttttttaaggctcagaagaagccaggtgtagtggcacatccctttaatcccagtacttgggaggctgaagtaggaagatcaaagggaatttgaggccaccctgagactacgtagtgaattccaggtcagcctgggctaaaggagaccctacctca
This is a stretch of genomic DNA from Jaculus jaculus isolate mJacJac1 chromosome 9, mJacJac1.mat.Y.cur, whole genome shotgun sequence. It encodes these proteins:
- the Ubtf gene encoding nucleolar transcription factor 1 isoform X2, which gives rise to MNGEADCPTDLEMAAPKGQDRWSQEDMLTLLECMKNNLPSNDSSKFKTTESHMDWEKVAFKDFSGDMCKLKWVEISNEVRKFRTLTELILDAQEHVKNPYKGKKLKKHPDFPKKPLTPYFRFFMEKRAKYAKLHPEMSNLDLTKILSKKYKELPEKKKMKYIQDFQREKQEFERNLARFREDHPDLIQNAKKSDIPEKPKTPQQLWYTHEKKVYLKVRPDEIMRDYIQKHPELNISEEGITKSTLTKAERQLKDKFDGRPTKPPPNSYSLYCAELMANMKDVPSTERMVLCSQQWKLLSQKEKDAYHKKCDQKKKDYEVELLRFLESLPEEEQQRVLGEEKMLNINKKQTTSPASKKPPQEGGKGGSEKPKRPVSAMFIFSEEKRRQLQEERPELSESELTRLLARMWNDLSEKKKAKYKAREAALKAQSERKPGAEREDRGKLPESPKRAEEIWQQSVIGDYLARFKNDRVKALKAMEMTWNNMEKKEKLMWIKKAAEDQKRYERELSEMRAPPAATNSSKKMKFQGEPKKPPMNGYQKFSQELLSNGELNHLPLKERMVEIGSRWQRISQSQKEHYKKLAEEQQKQYKVHLDLWVKSLSPQDRAAYKEYISNKRKSMTKLRGPNPKSSRTTLQSKSESEDDDEDDEDDEDDDEEEEDDENGDSSEDGGDSSESSSEDESEDGDENDEDDEDEDDDEDEDEDEDNESEGSSSSSSSSGDSSDSDSN
- the Ubtf gene encoding nucleolar transcription factor 1 isoform X1 → MNGEADCPTDLEMAAPKGQDRWSQEDMLTLLECMKNNLPSNDSSKFKTTESHMDWEKVAFKDFSGDMCKLKWVEISNEVRKFRTLTELILDAQEHVKNPYKGKKLKKHPDFPKKPLTPYFRFFMEKRAKYAKLHPEMSNLDLTKILSKKYKELPEKKKMKYIQDFQREKQEFERNLARFREDHPDLIQNAKKSDIPEKPKTPQQLWYTHEKKVYLKVRPDATTKEVKDSLGKQWSQLSDKKRLKWIHKALEQRKEYEEIMRDYIQKHPELNISEEGITKSTLTKAERQLKDKFDGRPTKPPPNSYSLYCAELMANMKDVPSTERMVLCSQQWKLLSQKEKDAYHKKCDQKKKDYEVELLRFLESLPEEEQQRVLGEEKMLNINKKQTTSPASKKPPQEGGKGGSEKPKRPVSAMFIFSEEKRRQLQEERPELSESELTRLLARMWNDLSEKKKAKYKAREAALKAQSERKPGAEREDRGKLPESPKRAEEIWQQSVIGDYLARFKNDRVKALKAMEMTWNNMEKKEKLMWIKKAAEDQKRYERELSEMRAPPAATNSSKKMKFQGEPKKPPMNGYQKFSQELLSNGELNHLPLKERMVEIGSRWQRISQSQKEHYKKLAEEQQKQYKVHLDLWVKSLSPQDRAAYKEYISNKRKSMTKLRGPNPKSSRTTLQSKSESEDDDEDDEDDEDDDEEEEDDENGDSSEDGGDSSESSSEDESEDGDENDEDDEDEDDDEDEDEDEDNESEGSSSSSSSSGDSSDSDSN